The following coding sequences are from one Streptomyces sp. NBC_01232 window:
- a CDS encoding Ig-like domain-containing protein, with protein MTGLLAAVLAAVPATADPAQAPSPSPCGAGGTFTASPPACTYTAVGTDLFTVPEGVSAATIDVFGAEGGSAAGFVTPNPPNEGAPGGLGGGTRATFAVSAGQNLQITVGGAGSSGSSRRGEYARPGGTGHGAGGGGAHGGGGSGGGATDVRVGAFGPADRILVAGGGGGAGNGGPLLRGGHGGGPAGEPGGQGGGQPGSGVAGGGATRSAHGTGSPNSALGGPGTAGSDIDPNTGQPNPGSGGPGGNGARGGNGGGGGGGGYFGGGGGSGGGNPDNLYGAGGGGGSGFAAPAATDVSLLPGVNRGNGRAVVSFRYTATLTVAADTAAPLFGHPVTLTAAVSAAGPVTPGGTVTFFDGTTPLAAVPLDGGRALLRTAALRPGPHAITASYGGDTSHAPGATAAPSEVTVGFSRPCITTARVGTLTVAAGQALCIASGGSQTGPVKVAPGGSLAVTDARVTGPVSAEGALAVTICHSRLTGPVSVTGSTGHVLAGSDRETAGCGGNTFQGPLTLEGNTGGLQASANTVIGPVRIDGNSGNGPLPDAGAPAFRANQVTGPLRCEGNAPELVHTGTLVQGPRSGQCRTAS; from the coding sequence GTGACCGGTCTGCTGGCAGCCGTGCTGGCGGCGGTACCCGCGACCGCCGATCCGGCCCAGGCACCATCGCCGTCGCCCTGCGGCGCGGGCGGCACGTTCACCGCCTCACCCCCCGCCTGCACCTACACGGCGGTCGGTACGGACCTCTTCACCGTCCCTGAGGGCGTGAGCGCGGCGACCATCGACGTGTTCGGCGCCGAGGGCGGCAGCGCGGCCGGCTTCGTCACCCCCAACCCCCCGAACGAGGGGGCACCCGGCGGGCTCGGCGGCGGGACCCGCGCGACCTTCGCCGTGAGCGCCGGGCAGAACCTGCAGATCACGGTGGGCGGCGCCGGGAGTTCCGGCAGCTCGCGGCGCGGCGAGTACGCCCGGCCCGGCGGCACGGGCCACGGGGCCGGAGGCGGCGGCGCGCACGGCGGGGGCGGCTCCGGCGGCGGCGCCACCGACGTACGCGTCGGCGCCTTCGGCCCGGCCGACCGGATCCTCGTCGCCGGTGGCGGCGGGGGCGCCGGCAACGGCGGGCCCCTGCTGCGCGGCGGCCACGGCGGCGGCCCGGCCGGCGAACCCGGCGGACAGGGCGGCGGCCAGCCGGGATCCGGCGTGGCGGGCGGCGGCGCGACCCGGAGCGCCCACGGCACCGGCAGCCCCAACTCCGCCCTCGGCGGCCCCGGAACGGCCGGGAGCGACATCGACCCCAATACCGGGCAGCCCAATCCGGGCAGCGGCGGCCCCGGCGGCAACGGCGCACGCGGCGGCAACGGCGGCGGAGGCGGGGGCGGCGGCTACTTCGGCGGCGGAGGCGGCTCCGGCGGCGGGAACCCCGACAACCTGTACGGGGCCGGTGGCGGGGGCGGCAGCGGCTTCGCGGCCCCCGCGGCGACCGACGTTTCCCTGCTGCCCGGTGTGAACCGCGGCAACGGCCGGGCCGTCGTCTCGTTCCGCTACACGGCCACGCTCACGGTGGCCGCCGACACGGCCGCACCGCTGTTCGGGCACCCCGTCACCCTGACCGCCGCCGTCTCCGCGGCCGGCCCGGTGACGCCGGGCGGGACGGTCACCTTCTTCGACGGGACGACCCCGCTGGCGGCCGTGCCCCTCGACGGCGGCCGGGCCCTGCTGCGCACCGCCGCGTTGCGGCCCGGCCCCCACGCGATCACCGCGTCGTACGGCGGGGACACGAGCCACGCGCCGGGGGCGACGGCGGCGCCGTCCGAGGTCACCGTCGGCTTCAGCCGGCCGTGCATCACGACGGCCCGCGTCGGCACCCTGACGGTGGCCGCCGGCCAGGCGCTCTGCATCGCCTCCGGCGGCAGCCAGACCGGTCCCGTCAAGGTGGCGCCGGGCGGGTCCCTGGCCGTCACGGACGCCCGTGTCACGGGCCCGGTGTCCGCCGAGGGCGCGCTCGCCGTCACCATCTGCCACTCACGTCTCACCGGCCCCGTCTCCGTCACGGGAAGCACCGGCCACGTCCTGGCCGGCTCGGACCGCGAGACGGCCGGGTGCGGCGGCAACACCTTCCAGGGACCGCTGACCCTGGAGGGCAACACCGGCGGTCTCCAGGCTTCGGCCAACACGGTCATTGGACCGGTTCGGATCGACGGCAACAGCGGCAATGGACCACTGCCCGACGCGGGCGCCCCCGCGTTCCGGGCCAACCAGGTCACCGGACCCCTGCGCTGCGAGGGCAACGCACCGGAGCTGGTTCACACGGGCACCCTCGTCCAGGGGCCCCGGTCCGGCCAGTGCCGCACGGCTTCCTAG
- a CDS encoding PucR family transcriptional regulator: MHVLDLLQLDSLGLSLLWGEEALLGQEVVGVTATDLEEPGRFLGPGELVLSGLVWWAEGDVTKADRFVGALADAGATALLAGEETHGRVPEELVAACRAHRVPIVAVPARTSFRAVTEAVYLRQWGDLSRRPTRLFALPENVRGELSRLVEEGAGPEELLDRACAHLGRVSCYLLTASGRTVARTPSAPELPARQASAASARGGVWLRVEAESSPYDAWQLHVPDPDAAPPRVLHEIAEVLAQCRSGQTRRAAAQRLAGRELIGVLEGTPAGNAPADTGALEEALAKAGLPVGGSYRVLAATSGDALAEGLSHLEGAAYAVGRTAAVLYEDPAAATDVAGRLRAVWPMLQQCGGPQTELRLGLGIRAGGLEGLRASLSQARFALTAADEAVPVRGVEQLDTLGELMAGIPPEVRSVYGARILGALGDGMLRETLEVFLANNCSWARTAEALHLHVNTVHYRIERVEVLTGRDLSRLDHKLDLYAALRCG, from the coding sequence ATGCACGTCCTGGACCTGCTCCAGCTCGACAGCCTCGGTCTCAGCCTGCTCTGGGGCGAGGAAGCACTTCTCGGCCAGGAGGTCGTCGGGGTCACCGCCACCGACCTGGAGGAGCCGGGCCGGTTCCTGGGCCCCGGGGAGCTCGTACTGAGCGGACTGGTGTGGTGGGCCGAGGGCGACGTCACGAAGGCCGACCGGTTCGTCGGCGCCCTCGCCGACGCCGGAGCCACCGCCCTGCTGGCCGGCGAGGAGACCCACGGCAGGGTCCCCGAGGAACTCGTCGCCGCCTGCCGGGCCCACCGGGTGCCGATCGTGGCCGTCCCCGCGCGCACCAGCTTCCGGGCGGTGACCGAGGCGGTGTACCTGCGCCAGTGGGGCGACCTGAGCCGCCGTCCGACCCGGCTCTTCGCGCTCCCCGAGAACGTGCGCGGTGAGCTCAGCCGGCTGGTGGAGGAAGGGGCCGGACCGGAGGAACTCCTCGACCGCGCCTGCGCCCACCTGGGCCGGGTGTCCTGCTATCTGCTCACCGCCAGCGGCCGCACTGTGGCCCGTACGCCCTCCGCCCCCGAGCTCCCCGCCCGGCAGGCGTCGGCCGCCTCCGCGCGCGGCGGGGTCTGGCTGCGCGTCGAGGCCGAGAGCTCCCCGTACGACGCCTGGCAGCTGCACGTCCCGGACCCGGACGCGGCGCCCCCGCGGGTGCTCCACGAGATCGCCGAGGTGCTCGCCCAGTGCCGCAGCGGGCAGACCCGCCGGGCCGCCGCGCAGCGGCTGGCCGGACGGGAACTGATCGGCGTCCTGGAGGGGACGCCCGCGGGGAACGCGCCCGCGGACACCGGAGCCCTGGAAGAGGCGCTCGCCAAGGCCGGCCTGCCGGTGGGCGGCTCGTACCGGGTACTGGCGGCGACCTCGGGCGACGCGCTGGCGGAGGGGCTCAGCCACCTGGAGGGCGCCGCGTACGCGGTGGGGCGGACCGCGGCGGTGCTGTACGAGGACCCGGCCGCCGCGACCGACGTGGCGGGCCGGCTCCGCGCGGTGTGGCCGATGCTCCAGCAGTGCGGGGGACCGCAGACCGAGCTCCGCCTGGGCCTCGGGATCCGAGCCGGGGGCCTGGAGGGGCTGCGGGCCTCGCTCAGCCAGGCCCGGTTCGCCCTGACCGCGGCGGACGAGGCGGTCCCGGTGCGCGGGGTCGAGCAGCTGGACACGCTCGGGGAGCTGATGGCGGGGATCCCGCCGGAGGTGCGGTCGGTGTACGGGGCGCGGATCCTCGGGGCGCTCGGGGACGGAATGCTGCGGGAAACCCTGGAGGTCTTCCTGGCCAACAACTGCTCCTGGGCGCGCACGGCGGAGGCACTGCACCTGCACGTGAACACCGTGCACTACCGGATCGAGCGGGTGGAGGTCCTGACGGGCCGTGACCTGTCCCGCCTCGACCACAAGCTGGACCTGTACGCGGCGCTGCGCTGCGGCTGA
- a CDS encoding TOBE domain-containing protein codes for MPTYSLGQAAQLLRVSPETVRRWTETGRLAAGRTADGSRTVDGAVLAAFAEERAAGLHRLPPGAALTSVRNSFAGIVTAVRLDDVAAQVEIQSGPHRVVSLVTRESVEQLGIVVGSTVTARVKSTEVHIELP; via the coding sequence GTGCCGACGTACTCCCTGGGGCAGGCCGCCCAGCTGCTGCGCGTGAGCCCCGAGACCGTCCGCCGTTGGACGGAGACGGGCCGGCTGGCCGCCGGCCGTACCGCGGACGGGTCGCGGACCGTCGACGGCGCGGTCCTCGCCGCCTTCGCCGAGGAACGGGCGGCCGGGCTGCACCGGTTGCCGCCGGGCGCCGCCCTCACGTCCGTCCGCAACTCCTTCGCCGGGATCGTCACCGCCGTACGGCTCGACGACGTCGCCGCCCAGGTGGAGATCCAGTCGGGTCCGCACCGCGTGGTGTCCCTGGTGACCCGGGAGTCGGTCGAGCAGCTCGGCATCGTGGTCGGATCGACCGTCACGGCCCGGGTCAAGTCCACCGAGGTCCACATCGAACTGCCGTAG